In Vibrio celticus, one genomic interval encodes:
- a CDS encoding acetate uptake transporter, translating into MSTKLANPAPLGLMGFGMTTILLNIHNAGFFPIDSMILAMGIFYGGLSQVIVGTMCFKRGDTFGTTAFTSYGLFWLSLVGLIVMPYMGLPASPAAFMGWYLLLWGIFTGFMFIGSLCYPVAKQVVFGSLTILFFLLAARDFTGSELIGTIAGFEGIFCGASAIYFAMAQVINNEYGRTVLPIGEKKAPQLATQEIAA; encoded by the coding sequence ATGTCGACCAAACTAGCTAACCCAGCGCCACTAGGCTTAATGGGTTTCGGTATGACCACTATTCTTCTTAATATCCACAACGCAGGTTTCTTTCCAATCGATTCAATGATTCTTGCTATGGGTATTTTTTACGGTGGTTTGAGCCAAGTTATCGTGGGCACAATGTGTTTCAAACGTGGTGACACGTTCGGTACAACTGCATTTACTTCTTACGGCCTGTTCTGGTTGTCTTTGGTTGGTTTGATTGTAATGCCTTACATGGGGCTACCAGCAAGCCCTGCTGCATTCATGGGTTGGTACCTACTTCTATGGGGCATCTTCACTGGCTTCATGTTCATCGGTTCTCTATGCTACCCAGTAGCGAAGCAAGTAGTATTCGGTTCACTAACTATCTTGTTCTTCCTACTTGCAGCTCGTGATTTCACTGGTAGCGAACTCATCGGCACTATCGCTGGTTTTGAAGGTATCTTCTGTGGCGCTTCAGCTATCTACTTTGCAATGGCACAAGTAATCAACAACGAATACGGCCGCACAGTTCTGCCTATCGGTGAGAAGAAAGCACCTCAACTGGCAACACAAGAAATCGCTGCTTAA